One segment of Hippopotamus amphibius kiboko isolate mHipAmp2 chromosome 2, mHipAmp2.hap2, whole genome shotgun sequence DNA contains the following:
- the HPGD gene encoding 15-hydroxyprostaglandin dehydrogenase [NAD(+)] isoform X2: MHVNGKVALVTGAAQGIGRASAEALLLKGAKVALVDWNLEAGIECKAALDEQFEPQKTLFIQCDVADQEQLRATFRKVVDHFGRLDILVNNAGVNNEKNWEKTLQINLVSVISGTYLGLDYMSKQNGGEGGIIINMSSLADGC; encoded by the exons ATGCACGTGAACGGCAAAGTGGCGCTGGTGACCGGCGCGGCCCAGGGCATCGGCCGAGCCTCCGCCGAGGCGCTGCTGCTCAAGGGCGCCAAG GTAGCGCTTGTCGATTGGAATCTTGAAGCAGGTATAGAGTGTAAAGCTGCCCTGGATGAGCAGTTTGAACCTCAGAAGACTCTCTTCATCCAGTGCGATGTGGCCGATCAGGAACAACTGAGAG ctacttTTAGGAAAGTTGTAGACCACTTTGGAAGACTGGACATTTTGGTCAATAATGCTGGAGTGAATAATgagaaaaactgggaaaaaactCTGCAGATTAATTTG GTTTCTGTCATCAGTGGAACCTACCTGGGTTTGGATTACATGAGCAAGCAAAATGGAGGTGAAGGTGGCATCATTATTAATATGTCCTCTTTAGCAG